The nucleotide sequence GATGGACATGGACATGGCACACTACCTGCTCACTGAGCCCAGGAAGGACAAGGAGAACGCGGCGGCGTCCCCGTCCAAGGAGGCGTACCGGAGGCTGCTCGCGGAGAAGCTGCTCAACAACCGGACACGGATCCTCTCCTTCAGGAACAAGCCGCCGGAGCCCGAGAACGTATCTTTCGCCGACGCGGCTTCCTCCAACCTGCAGGCCAAGCCGGCCAAGCAGCGGCGCCACATTCCCCAGGTATGTGCAATAGATCTTCTGATTCTGCTTCTGGCCATCTTATGCAACGGATGTAATGGGATGGGAGAATGGTGGTGGATCACTGATGCGGTTGAATCAAAATGTGCAGTCTGCCGAGAGGACCCTAGACGCACCAGAGCTTGTTGATGACTACTACCTCAACCTGCTTGACTGGGGGAGCAACAACGTGCTGTCCATTGCTCTGGGAGACACACTGTACCTGTGGGATGCATCGAGCGGATCCACATCTGAGCTTGTGACCATCGATGAGGACAGCGGTCCTATTACCAGCGTTAGCTGGGCTCCTGATGGTCGGCACATCGCCGTTGGGCTCAACTCGTCTGACGTCCAGCTCTGGGACACCAGCTCCAACCGACTGGTACGTCATTCTCCTGCTTCGTCCAAAAACTGTAATGCACGTTCTCTGTTGCTGAATTAAATCGTTCTTTCTATGCAGTTGAGAACACTCAGAGGTGTACATGAGGCAAGGGTAGGTTCACTGGCATGGAACAACAGCATCCTGACCACAGGTGGCATGGATGGCAAGATTGTGAACAATGACGTGAGGATTAGAGACCACGTTGTGCAGACGTACGAGGGGCACAGCCAGGAGGTGTGCGGGCTCAAGTGGTCTGTATCAGGGCAGCAGCTGGCCAGCGGAGGCAACGACAACCTTCTGCACATTTGGGATGTGTCGATGGCATCATCCATGCCATCTGCTGGCCGCAACCAGTGGCTGCATAGGCTCGAGGACCACATGGCCGCTGTGAAGGCACTCGCGTGGTGCCCGTTCCAGAGCAACTTGCTTGCCACTGGCGGTGGTGGCAGCGATCGGTGCATCAAGTTCTGGAACACACACACTGGTGCGTGCCTGAACTCAGTTGACACCGGATCACAGGTGTGCGCTCTTCTCTGGAACAAGAATGAGAGGGAGCTGCTGAGTTCACATGGATTCACACAGAACCAACTGACTTTGTGGAAGTACCCATCGATGGTGAAGATGGCTGAACTTACTGGCCATACCTCTCGGGTCCTTTTCATGGCTCAGGTGAATTCTTCACACCAGTTAACAGATACTATCTGCATTTGTGCCATGGCATAGTCGCGAAAAAAGAAATAATATCTGCATTGAGTACATGCTAGTGTGAACATTGCTTATATAGT is from Miscanthus floridulus cultivar M001 chromosome 7, ASM1932011v1, whole genome shotgun sequence and encodes:
- the LOC136467530 gene encoding cell division cycle 20.2, cofactor of APC complex-like, which encodes MDAGSHSISLEKSRAAAPRPPLQEAVSRPYMPSLGSGCRNPSAKCYGDRFIPDRSAMDMDMAHYLLTEPRKDKENAAASPSKEAYRRLLAEKLLNNRTRILSFRNKPPEPENVSFADAASSNLQAKPAKQRRHIPQSAERTLDAPELVDDYYLNLLDWGSNNVLSIALGDTLYLWDASSGSTSELVTIDEDSGPITSVSWAPDGRHIAVGLNSSDVQLWDTSSNRLLRTLRGVHEARVGSLAWNNSILTTGGMDGKIVNNDVRIRDHVVQTYEGHSQEVCGLKWSVSGQQLASGGNDNLLHIWDVSMASSMPSAGRNQWLHRLEDHMAAVKALAWCPFQSNLLATGGGGSDRCIKFWNTHTGACLNSVDTGSQVCALLWNKNERELLSSHGFTQNQLTLWKYPSMVKMAELTGHTSRVLFMAQSPDGCTVASAAADETLRFWNVFGAPETPKPAAKASHTGMFNSLNHIR